In the Burkholderia multivorans ATCC BAA-247 genome, TCGTCGCCCATTTCCTTCGCGCGTGCGTCGGCCGCGAGCACGCCGCGCACGATCGCTTCCTTCACACCTTGCGCGTCGAACGACGCGAGCGCGGCGGCCGTCGTGCCGCCCTTCGACGTCACGCGCTCGCGCAGCACGCCAGCCGGCTCGCCCGATTGCGCGGCGAGCTGCGCGGCGCCCGTAAACGTCGCGACCGCGAGCGCGCGGCCCTGTTCGTCGTTCATCCCGAGGCGGCGCGCCGCTTCCTGCAGCGCTTCGATGAAATAGAACACGTATGCGGGCCCGCTGCCCGAGATCGCCGTGACGGCGTCGAGCCGCGATTCGTCGTCGAACCAGACGATCTCGCCGACCGCGCCGAGCACGTTCGAAGCCAGTTCGCGGCCGGCCGCATCGACGCCCGGCAGTGCGGCGAGG is a window encoding:
- the proC gene encoding pyrroline-5-carboxylate reductase, with protein sequence MKIAFIGGGNMAAALIGGLIKRGVAADGLYAIDVNEDVRARAAQQFGIRTGAAIDAAIGDYDAIVLAVKPQVLKDVAQALAPHLRAQLVISIAAGIRGADLSRWLGGYARVVRTMPNTPALVGMGVTGLAALPGVDAAGRELASNVLGAVGEIVWFDDESRLDAVTAISGSGPAYVFYFIEALQEAARRLGMNDEQGRALAVATFTGAAQLAAQSGEPAGVLRERVTSKGGTTAAALASFDAQGVKEAIVRGVLAADARAKEMGDELGRA